The Nocardia bhagyanarayanae region GTACACCACGTGCACGAGGACCTCGGCCATCATGGTGCGCCGGACTCGCGGCGTGCGCGGGGTGAGCGGCCGCAGCATCTGCGAGACGACCTCGGCGAACTGCTTCTCGTGGATGGCGCCGGTGGCTCGGGTGGACGGCGTGGACTGCATGGCCAGCCACACCTCGCGCCGGGATGGGTCGGTCATCCACAGGTTGGCCAGGTGGTCGACGAACTGGTTCATGTGCCGCAGCCAATCGAGCGACGGCACCTCGCCGTGGAAGTCGGCCAGTTCCTGGGAAACGGCAACGAGATCTTGGCGATTCAGTTCACAGACGATGACGTACTTGTTCGCGAAGAACTGGTACAGCGTGCCGATCGGGACTTCGGCGCGCGCCGCGACCTCTTCACAGGTGAACGATTCGAAGCCGACCTCGACGAGCAACTCGCGGGAG contains the following coding sequences:
- a CDS encoding TetR family transcriptional regulator encodes the protein MPSKRHLDPALELQDDPQELMPRKRPTQERSKRKFDALLQASRELLVEVGFESFTCEEVAARAEVPIGTLYQFFANKYVIVCELNRQDLVAVSQELADFHGEVPSLDWLRHMNQFVDHLANLWMTDPSRREVWLAMQSTPSTRATGAIHEKQFAEVVSQMLRPLTPRTPRVRRTMMAEVLVHVVYSMLNFSVQDEQSHAEAVAELKRLMVAYLLVAEKESRTASER